Genomic window (Coleofasciculaceae cyanobacterium):
TGTCCCAAATTTTGGGGGCTTGGACTAACTTGTTAGACTGTCGCCACAGCTTAACCTCGCATTCATCTCGGAAATACCAGCCATTAGCCACAATACCGTGTTGAGCAGGATTTTCTCCTGTGTAGTAAGTCGCCTGGGCGGTGCAGGTTACGGCAGGTAACACTGGTTTAATCGAAGTTGTCTTACCTTGCTTCTGCCAGCGAGCGAGAAAAGGCGTATGTTCACCGATTAATTCGGGAGTCAAACCCACCACATTAAGAACAATAGTTTTATTCATGATTCAAGAAATTTAATTGTCAACAATTACCAATTACGGACAAAACCCATTGGTACTCCCGTTCGATAGATGTCAAAATATCTAACTTTATTTCTGGCGGTAATACTTCCCAGGTATAAGTTTCAATCTCCAAATGATGACCCAAGGAGTCGTCGGGCAACATCTGTAATAGTTTGACAATATGGTCTTGGGTAGATTCAAATAGCTGATATTTAGCCATAAAAATAGGTACGTGGAAATGAGTGCGCCATTGCTGGGCTTCGGTGGTTAAAAAATGTTCTAGTGCGCTGGATAAATCAGCATAATGATGAAGATTTCCCTGGCTATTACGAGCAATTACCTGATGTAGATACGTAGATTCCGCAAAAGGTGAAAGCTGAGTCAAAATTGCTTGGCGTTGGGCTGGTTCTGCAGGAATATCAATCTTTATTGCCGAACTAAGCTGAATTTTACCAATTTTGATTCCTGTATCTTGGAAGCGTTGAATAATCTCATCAGGTTCTTCATACTCTACGGCAAAATGACAGGTATCGTAGCAAACTCTAATATGTTGAGTAACCCAATTTTGGGCTACTGATTGACTAATTCCTTGCTGCTGCAAGAATTCTCGTCCCACTGGCAATAACCAATCTTGGAAGAAATCGATAACCTCAGCCGTGTTTTCTAACATTCCATCAGGTTCGGGTTCGAGATCGATATGAATCAGCTTACCTGTGTTTTGGTAAACTTTTGCCAATTGCGCGATCGCCTCAGCCAAATTAAGACTAGCTTGATGTAAGATTTTGCTTCTATCCTCATAATTGTGCCACCAAGGTTTATATGAGATTGGCAGAGTGGAAATGCCACCATCGAGATCTGGCGGTAGTAAAGCTGCTAAGATTTCAATTAGCCTCAGAGTATAGTCCAAACGTTCTCGTGTAGACCAGTCAGGGGCGTATACTCGATCTTTAACCACCTGATGATGAAACCCGCCGTAAGGAAAACCATTGAGGGTAAAGACATATAAATCTTGTTTTTGTAGCCAGGTTTGAAACTGAATTAGATTATCCCCAGTCAATAGTTCTCTGGCGGCAATATCTGCTAGACGTAAACCGATGCCAAATTGATGATCTGGAGATAATCGCTTTTTGAGTTGTGGAAGATACTGCTTGAGGTTGCTGGCAACTTCTGCCCAAGATTCTCCAGGGTGGATATTAGTACAGTAAGTTAAATGCAAGTCAGTGTTGGTTGCTAGCTTCACGGTGATTTAGAAATAGATTAAATAAATAGGCGTTGGTAAATGCGTAATGCTATTGGGCGTAAAATCAAATAGTAAGAATTAGTAGTTTTTGGCGAATGGATTGTCCCAAATGTAAATCGTCTCAAAGCAAGAAAAATGGTTTTCGCCGAGGAAAACAGTCATACAAGTGTAAAAATTGTCCTAAAGGACGACGCGAAGGACGCGCCTCCAGGCGCTAATCCTTTAGGGCTAGTCCTTTAGGATACCGCTTCGCATATGGTTTACCATACCGCTTCGCATATGATACTCAGTATGTAATCAATCCATCTTTTAGAGCCTACTCCAGACAAACCAAACAAACCTGTATTGAAATGTACCTTAATGGTATGGGTATCAAAGGAATTTCGAGCGTGACAAAAATTAGTCATGTTACTATCTTGAACTGGATTCAAGCAGCAAAAGAATCTTTATCGGATGAACCCCAAGACGAAGAAATTCCCGAAATCACCGAAATCGATGAACTTCAGACCTTTGTACGCAATAAAAGAAACAAGTATTGGGTTTGGACAGTGGTTAATCACCAGAAAAAGGGTATTATTCTTTGGACTATAGGCGATTAACGAAGTTAGCCGCCCTAAAGGACGACGCGAAGCTAGTGTGACCGAAGGGCGGAGTGCGGTTTATCCGTGAATCCTTTAGGGCTTTAGCATACCGCTTCGCATAAAGGCATCGCTCTCATCAAACATTTGATTTTCTTTGGTCAATTATCAAGTGTTGGCACAGCTTTTGGTACGTAACGCGGACGCATTCGCGTCCCAGTCGTCTTCGACGACGATCTGCCCTAAAGGATTAGTGCCTGGAGGCACGTCCGCGTACGCGCTGCGATGAAAAGTCTATTCAATGTATATAGAGTCGGAAGAT
Coding sequences:
- a CDS encoding IS1 family transposase, translating into MNPSFRAYSRQTKQTCIEMYLNGMGIKGISSVTKISHVTILNWIQAAKESLSDEPQDEEIPEITEIDELQTFVRNKRNKYWVWTVVNHQKKGIILWTIGD
- the eboE gene encoding metabolite traffic protein EboE is translated as MKLATNTDLHLTYCTNIHPGESWAEVASNLKQYLPQLKKRLSPDHQFGIGLRLADIAARELLTGDNLIQFQTWLQKQDLYVFTLNGFPYGGFHHQVVKDRVYAPDWSTRERLDYTLRLIEILAALLPPDLDGGISTLPISYKPWWHNYEDRSKILHQASLNLAEAIAQLAKVYQNTGKLIHIDLEPEPDGMLENTAEVIDFFQDWLLPVGREFLQQQGISQSVAQNWVTQHIRVCYDTCHFAVEYEEPDEIIQRFQDTGIKIGKIQLSSAIKIDIPAEPAQRQAILTQLSPFAESTYLHQVIARNSQGNLHHYADLSSALEHFLTTEAQQWRTHFHVPIFMAKYQLFESTQDHIVKLLQMLPDDSLGHHLEIETYTWEVLPPEIKLDILTSIEREYQWVLSVIGNC